The following are encoded together in the Buteo buteo chromosome 2, bButBut1.hap1.1, whole genome shotgun sequence genome:
- the GGCT gene encoding gamma-glutamylcyclotransferase → MEPAGGGCFLYYAYGSNLLRERLLLSNPSAALCALARLQDFKLEFGHHQGRTSSVWHGGTATIVESPGDEVWGIVWKMNTSNLSSLDKQEGVEDGIYVPIEVNVHTQAGKVLTCRSYQMKDYVCGPPSPQYKRVICMGAKQNGLPADYQKKLEAIETNNYAGPVPIMEEIEAAIKAKKINSA, encoded by the exons ATGGAGCCGGCTGGCGGCGGCTGCTTCCTGTACTACGCGTACGGCAGCAACCTGCTGCGGGAgcggctgctgctgagcaacCCCTCGGCGGCGCTCTGCGCCCTGGCACGCCTGCAG GATTTTAAGCTCGAGTTTGGCCATCATCAAGGCAGGACAAGTTCTGTCTGGCATGGAGGTACAGCTACCATTGTTGAGAGCCCTGGAGACGAAGTGTGGGGAATAGTGTGGAAAATGAACACTAGCAATTTAAGTTCACTGGATAA GCAAGAGGGAGTTGAAGATGGCATTTATGTCCCAATAGAAGTTAATGTCCACACTCAAGCAGGAAAGGTACTGACCTGTCGAAGCTACCAGATGAAGGACTATGTCTGTGGTCCCCCTTCTCCTCAGTATAAAAGG GTTATCTGCATGGGTGCAAAACAGAATGGCTTGCCAGCTGACTATCAGAAGAAATTAGAAGCTATTGAAACTAATAACTATGCAGGGCCGGTGCCAATCATGGAAGAGATTGAAGCTGCTATTAAAGCAAAGAAGATAAATTCTGCATAG